A genome region from Nitrospira sp. includes the following:
- a CDS encoding RidA family protein encodes MARQNVSTGGPWEAKIGYSRAVRVGAHVQVSGSTAMTPSGLVGKDDPYAQTVQALKTIEAALQQAGVSLADVVRTRIYMANIDQWQEVGRAHGEVFGNIRPATTMVEVKRLIDPDMLVEIEADAISPQ; translated from the coding sequence ATGGCACGGCAGAATGTTTCCACCGGTGGACCCTGGGAAGCCAAGATTGGCTATTCGCGCGCCGTGCGTGTTGGTGCGCATGTGCAGGTATCGGGTTCCACGGCGATGACGCCATCCGGTTTGGTCGGCAAGGACGATCCCTATGCGCAAACCGTTCAGGCTCTGAAGACGATCGAGGCGGCGTTACAGCAAGCCGGGGTTTCGCTGGCCGATGTGGTGCGGACCAGAATCTATATGGCCAACATCGATCAGTGGCAGGAAGTCGGCCGGGCGCACGGAGAAGTGTTCGGCAATATCAGGCCTGCGACGACGATGGTCGAAGTGAAGCGGCTCATCGACCCGGATATGTTGGTTGAGATCGAAGCGGACGCGATTTCACCGCAATAG